From a single Alkalihalophilus pseudofirmus genomic region:
- a CDS encoding glutamate synthase subunit beta, whose translation MGKPTGFIEYKRENPVKKDPFERTKNWQEFQLLMPEAKLRQQGARCMDCGVPFCQAGTSVPGSADIGCPVYNLIPEWNDLVYRGKWREALDRLHKTNNFPEFTGRVCPAPCEGSCTVAISDDPVTIKSIEYHIVERGFQEGWITANPPKTRTGKKVAVVGSGPAGLAAAAQLNKAGHLVTVFEREDRIGGLLTYGIPDVKLAYQIVDRRVRILEEEGIEFKPNTTVGQDITSEQLESEFDAVILCTGATKPREVEVEGRDLKGIHYAMDFLTANTKSLLNSDHKDGEFISAKDQHVIVIGGGDTGADCITTSVRHGAASITQFDINRQKGADRTADNPWPLFPYVHQIEDGHKEAFAVYGEDPRAYQLMTTKFVGDEEGNVRELHTIAVETTIGEDGVKVRTPIEGSEKVWKADLVLLAVGFTGPEQELIDQMKLETTKRQTLKADYGKYATNKEGVFAAGDNRRGQSLVVWAIHEGREAARECDRFLMGSSNLP comes from the coding sequence ATGGGGAAGCCAACAGGTTTTATTGAGTATAAGAGAGAGAATCCAGTAAAAAAAGATCCTTTTGAACGAACAAAGAACTGGCAGGAATTTCAACTGCTTATGCCCGAAGCTAAATTAAGACAGCAAGGTGCACGCTGTATGGACTGTGGAGTGCCTTTTTGTCAGGCTGGCACCTCTGTTCCTGGTTCAGCTGATATCGGCTGTCCGGTTTATAATTTAATTCCTGAATGGAATGACTTAGTTTATCGCGGTAAATGGCGTGAAGCGCTGGATCGCCTGCATAAAACGAATAACTTTCCTGAGTTCACTGGACGAGTGTGTCCTGCTCCGTGTGAAGGCTCTTGTACAGTAGCAATCTCTGATGACCCTGTAACAATTAAGAGCATAGAATACCATATTGTTGAACGAGGCTTCCAAGAAGGCTGGATCACAGCGAACCCTCCAAAAACAAGAACAGGTAAAAAAGTGGCTGTTGTAGGTTCTGGGCCTGCTGGTTTAGCGGCTGCTGCTCAGTTAAATAAAGCAGGGCACTTGGTTACAGTATTTGAGAGAGAAGACCGCATTGGCGGACTTTTGACATATGGAATTCCAGATGTGAAACTTGCATACCAAATTGTAGACCGACGCGTGAGAATTCTTGAAGAAGAAGGAATTGAGTTTAAGCCTAACACAACGGTTGGTCAAGATATCACATCAGAACAGCTTGAGAGTGAGTTTGACGCGGTAATTTTATGTACTGGAGCTACGAAACCGCGTGAGGTAGAAGTAGAAGGCCGTGATCTAAAAGGTATTCATTATGCTATGGACTTTTTAACGGCTAATACAAAAAGCTTATTAAACTCTGATCATAAAGACGGAGAATTTATTTCTGCAAAAGATCAGCATGTGATTGTTATTGGCGGCGGTGATACGGGCGCAGACTGTATTACAACATCAGTCAGACATGGTGCAGCATCCATTACACAGTTTGATATTAACCGTCAAAAGGGTGCAGATCGTACAGCTGATAATCCTTGGCCGCTGTTTCCATATGTGCATCAAATTGAGGACGGGCATAAGGAAGCATTTGCCGTTTACGGGGAAGACCCGCGTGCTTATCAGCTTATGACCACAAAATTTGTTGGTGATGAAGAAGGAAATGTACGTGAACTTCATACGATTGCCGTGGAAACGACGATTGGTGAAGACGGGGTGAAAGTGCGTACACCGATTGAAGGTTCTGAGAAGGTTTGGAAGGCAGATTTAGTTTTATTAGCTGTCGGATTTACAGGACCTGAACAAGAGCTCATTGATCAAATGAAACTTGAAACAACTAAAAGGCAGACTTTAAAAGCTGATTACGGAAAATACGCGACGAATAAAGAGGGCGTATTTGCAGCTGGAGATAATCGCCGAGGTCAAAGTCTTGTTGTATGGGCGATTCATGAAGGCCGTGAAGCTGCAAGAGAGTGTGATCGTTTCTTAATGGGAAGCTCGAACTTGCCATAA
- a CDS encoding YpjP family protein: MMPWMKRGLVISSALLTLGIFVPPNEYIKEVQAQAPAKSIGESSEKPLVYKVNETSYELYHDVLPLSTDHYIHRDSSSQEVFTEYVMNYMYDQSMMKFGSAIAGKIEEPFKQEILPKLKDILIDTTSDLTKEEWEQVTLSKHPAAGLGEKIVHLYNQESGEDLLRFHVRRDHPPKQGYLFNFHYHTYLDQFEKHHDLGSIYWGKDSPPQWMSVNRV, encoded by the coding sequence ATGATGCCATGGATGAAAAGGGGTCTCGTTATCTCATCTGCCCTCCTGACCTTAGGTATATTTGTTCCACCAAATGAATATATCAAAGAAGTGCAAGCACAAGCACCCGCAAAGTCTATAGGAGAGAGTAGTGAGAAACCACTCGTTTATAAAGTTAATGAGACAAGCTATGAGCTGTATCATGACGTCTTACCTTTAAGTACCGATCATTATATTCACAGAGATTCCTCCTCACAAGAAGTATTTACTGAATATGTTATGAATTATATGTACGATCAAAGCATGATGAAGTTTGGTTCTGCGATAGCAGGTAAGATCGAAGAACCATTTAAGCAAGAAATCCTTCCAAAATTAAAAGATATTCTGATTGATACAACAAGCGATTTAACAAAAGAAGAGTGGGAACAAGTCACTCTCTCTAAACATCCTGCAGCAGGGCTCGGAGAGAAAATTGTCCATTTGTATAATCAAGAGAGCGGAGAAGATCTGCTTCGTTTTCATGTAAGACGAGATCACCCGCCTAAACAAGGTTACTTATTTAATTTTCATTACCATACCTACCTAGATCAATTTGAGAAACACCATGACCTAGGTAGCATTTATTGGGGAAAGGACAGTCCGCCTCAATGGATGTCTGTAAACCGTGTCTAA
- a CDS encoding kinase-associated lipoprotein B has translation MSIVQAKYKTGVYIGEVVEMRESEQRGLIKVLAVLKHPTQGDLHNPKQTEGVFFHQRKALAEFEKTWVPLATIKPYEGNVPSYSDSLRSALEEKIDELTHKQSEFSNQSLKHLQELKDEYGL, from the coding sequence TTGTCTATTGTTCAAGCAAAGTATAAAACAGGTGTTTATATTGGAGAAGTAGTAGAGATGCGAGAATCAGAACAAAGAGGGCTTATTAAAGTGCTGGCTGTTTTGAAGCACCCTACTCAAGGCGATCTGCACAATCCTAAACAGACAGAAGGAGTCTTCTTTCATCAACGTAAGGCTTTAGCCGAGTTTGAGAAGACATGGGTGCCGCTAGCAACAATTAAACCATATGAAGGGAATGTCCCTTCATATTCAGATTCTCTTCGCAGTGCGCTAGAGGAGAAGATCGATGAACTTACGCATAAACAGTCAGAGTTTAGTAATCAATCTTTAAAACATCTTCAAGAACTAAAAGACGAGTATGGGTTATAA
- a CDS encoding PucR family transcriptional regulator, translating into MKLTMDEVLSLPLLKDAVHHTSVDLQTKKVEWIQALEAPVEQFVRPNELILTTAVGCLDDEQLFDFVCDIIDSKASGLAIAVGKFVKQIPEKIIKKANKENFILLEMEWDIRFSDVIKEALHLLDTKKRQHYHQIESLQETLLDFILKGKKLQDVCEYVANTLKAPVLITDNRGSLYGSSKQVTSSLITHFNQYLHKQLTENGIIFNHSSTIEWFQYEEDYALVLGVESANQLKGYIIVGGFGPKPFASTEYEEWGKLLKHVSTAIALFFLHETAVKETEWLLRDDFVWELASGGVHSSDTLSSRAKSLGYRLNLPYVSLVATPEYFKQRFEQEDKLQMSYDHWLHYQIRQIEEEAEKIAKKQALKAMITYQQDELIIFLEVIFDQAAECAMRFINEFEERLSFLYPSIQFSWGISKQYGYHLFQECYQEAKKALTLGKKRNGRGSRNLFTDTKIDRLIEAMSEVSVLTEFTNHLLDSLIHYSKERNIDLLHTFMTYHSHKGNVSQTARALNLHRQSLLYRLRKIEALTGCSLDNADDLFLLDLSTRLWSAGQEEQ; encoded by the coding sequence ATGAAGCTCACGATGGATGAAGTGTTATCATTACCACTTTTAAAAGATGCTGTTCATCATACGTCCGTTGACTTACAGACAAAAAAAGTGGAATGGATCCAAGCACTTGAGGCCCCTGTAGAGCAGTTTGTACGTCCAAATGAATTAATCCTCACTACAGCAGTAGGCTGCTTGGATGATGAGCAACTATTTGATTTCGTCTGTGACATTATTGACTCTAAAGCGAGCGGGCTGGCTATCGCTGTCGGAAAGTTTGTAAAACAGATTCCAGAGAAAATCATTAAAAAAGCAAATAAAGAAAATTTTATTCTGCTTGAAATGGAGTGGGATATTAGATTCTCAGATGTGATTAAAGAAGCACTCCATTTACTTGATACGAAAAAGAGGCAGCATTATCATCAAATAGAATCCTTACAAGAAACCTTACTAGACTTTATTTTAAAAGGAAAAAAGCTGCAGGATGTTTGTGAATATGTTGCTAATACGCTAAAAGCACCTGTTCTTATCACAGATAACCGAGGGAGTCTATATGGATCAAGCAAACAAGTCACTTCTTCTTTAATAACCCACTTCAATCAATATCTTCATAAACAGCTTACCGAGAATGGAATCATATTCAATCATTCAAGCACGATAGAATGGTTTCAATACGAGGAAGACTATGCCCTAGTCCTCGGAGTTGAATCAGCAAATCAGTTGAAAGGCTATATCATTGTAGGGGGTTTTGGCCCAAAACCTTTTGCCAGCACTGAATATGAGGAATGGGGCAAGCTTCTTAAGCATGTATCTACGGCGATTGCCCTCTTCTTTTTACATGAGACGGCTGTCAAAGAAACCGAATGGCTGCTTCGGGATGATTTTGTTTGGGAGCTTGCTAGCGGCGGGGTTCATTCTAGTGACACCTTATCTTCACGCGCTAAATCATTAGGTTACAGACTGAACTTGCCATATGTCTCTCTTGTTGCCACTCCTGAATATTTCAAACAACGTTTTGAACAAGAGGATAAACTTCAAATGTCGTATGATCACTGGCTTCATTACCAAATCCGGCAAATTGAAGAAGAGGCTGAGAAAATCGCTAAAAAACAAGCTTTAAAAGCGATGATTACCTATCAGCAAGATGAATTAATTATTTTTTTAGAAGTCATTTTTGATCAAGCGGCAGAGTGCGCCATGCGCTTTATTAATGAATTTGAAGAGCGTCTTTCTTTTCTCTATCCATCTATTCAGTTCAGTTGGGGAATCAGTAAGCAGTACGGCTATCATTTATTTCAAGAATGTTATCAAGAAGCAAAGAAAGCCCTGACTTTAGGAAAAAAACGAAATGGGCGAGGAAGCAGAAATCTGTTTACAGATACTAAAATCGACCGGTTAATTGAAGCCATGAGTGAGGTATCGGTTCTTACGGAGTTTACGAATCATTTACTCGATTCATTGATTCACTATTCTAAAGAGCGGAATATCGATCTTTTGCATACGTTTATGACTTATCATTCTCATAAAGGGAATGTCAGCCAGACTGCAAGGGCACTTAACCTCCATCGGCAGTCTCTCTTATACCGTTTAAGAAAAATTGAAGCACTAACAGGTTGTTCGCTTGATAATGCAGATGATTTATTTCTTCTAGATTTAAGCACCAGGTTATGGAGTGCAGGCCAAGAAGAACAATAA
- a CDS encoding cystathionine gamma-synthase family protein → MKQHTPKDGTKSVWSGEKAALVHGASQVPVVNSVAFTYDDIDEWYEVAIGKRAGHIYGRNTNPTVQAFEEKLRILENAEACTSFSTGMAAISNSLLTFLKPGDRIVSLKDTYGGTNKIFSEFLPRLNIEVTLVNTGDHDEMEEEIAKGCTLVYLETPTNPTVKITDLARIIKAAKKVGALTFVDNTFATPINQQPLALGADLVLHSATKFLGGHADALGGAALGSKHLVEQIYHYREINGATMDPNAAYLLLRGMKTLKLRVEQQQKNAQQVAEFLKNHDKVQEVYYPGLEDHLHHEIAKQQMTGFGGMLSFALKGELDAVRAFLPKLKFANKAANLGAVETTVGPARTTSHVENTPEERAALGIPEGLVRYSAGIEDISDLIEDLKQALDAIE, encoded by the coding sequence ATGAAACAACACACTCCAAAGGATGGAACAAAAAGCGTATGGTCAGGTGAAAAAGCAGCTCTAGTGCACGGGGCATCTCAAGTACCTGTTGTAAACAGTGTAGCCTTTACGTATGACGATATAGATGAGTGGTATGAGGTCGCAATAGGAAAAAGGGCTGGCCACATATATGGTCGAAACACAAATCCTACCGTTCAAGCGTTTGAGGAAAAACTTCGCATATTAGAAAATGCAGAAGCTTGTACTAGTTTTTCAACTGGAATGGCTGCCATCTCTAATTCCCTTTTAACCTTTCTCAAACCTGGTGACCGCATTGTCTCTTTAAAAGACACGTACGGCGGGACAAATAAAATCTTTAGTGAATTCCTTCCTCGGTTAAATATTGAGGTGACGTTAGTGAATACAGGTGATCACGATGAAATGGAAGAAGAAATTGCTAAGGGATGCACACTCGTCTATTTAGAAACCCCGACCAACCCAACAGTTAAGATTACTGATCTTGCGCGTATTATAAAGGCTGCAAAAAAAGTAGGTGCATTGACATTTGTTGATAATACATTTGCAACGCCTATTAACCAGCAGCCGCTTGCTCTTGGTGCTGATCTAGTTTTACACAGTGCTACTAAATTTTTAGGAGGGCATGCTGATGCGCTAGGAGGGGCGGCACTTGGCAGCAAGCATCTAGTTGAACAAATTTATCATTATCGTGAAATTAACGGAGCGACAATGGACCCGAATGCTGCCTATCTTTTGCTGCGAGGAATGAAAACCTTAAAGCTAAGGGTAGAACAGCAGCAGAAAAATGCCCAGCAAGTAGCCGAGTTTTTGAAGAATCATGATAAAGTGCAAGAGGTTTATTATCCAGGATTAGAGGATCATCTTCATCATGAGATTGCAAAACAACAGATGACCGGGTTTGGCGGGATGCTAAGCTTTGCTCTAAAAGGTGAACTAGATGCTGTAAGAGCGTTTCTGCCGAAGCTGAAATTTGCCAATAAAGCAGCTAATCTTGGGGCCGTTGAAACAACTGTAGGGCCTGCTAGAACAACAAGCCATGTTGAAAACACTCCGGAAGAGAGAGCGGCACTAGGAATTCCTGAAGGGCTCGTAAGATATTCTGCAGGGATTGAGGATATTTCTGATTTAATAGAGGATCTCAAACAAGCACTTGATGCCATTGAATAG
- a CDS encoding homoserine dehydrogenase codes for MIQKIALIGFGGVGQGVVKLLKEKESFLLKKYDRQFKVVSIADLYKGAIHHDEGLDLDRVIESIEKDGTLDHYPDHRGLVRGLSSEETIKQTNADTIVEMTFTNIETGEPAIAHCELAFTHKKNVVMTNKGPVALKKKELEVMAREHGVKFFYEGSVMSGTPAIRMPKLTLMGNDFIRVRGILNGTTNYMLTQMEGGMSYKEALEKAKALGYAEADPTSDVRGYDVLYKVMILASELFDQTVTKDEVPCIGITEITEEDIELANKEGKRWKLIGTVERRDEEVKASVKPVKLDLTDPLASIEGALNAITYECDISGDITLVGAGAGIRETAFAVLVDLLHIE; via the coding sequence GTGATCCAAAAAATAGCTCTTATTGGTTTTGGAGGCGTCGGGCAGGGAGTTGTTAAGCTCCTTAAAGAGAAAGAGTCCTTCCTTTTGAAAAAGTATGATCGTCAATTTAAAGTTGTCTCGATTGCTGATTTGTATAAAGGGGCTATCCATCATGATGAGGGTCTTGACCTAGATCGTGTAATTGAGTCCATTGAAAAAGACGGCACTCTTGATCATTATCCAGATCACAGAGGTTTAGTGCGAGGCCTCTCAAGTGAAGAAACAATTAAGCAAACAAATGCCGACACGATTGTAGAGATGACCTTTACCAATATTGAAACAGGAGAGCCGGCGATTGCCCATTGCGAACTTGCCTTTACCCACAAAAAAAATGTGGTGATGACCAATAAAGGGCCAGTCGCTTTAAAGAAAAAAGAATTAGAAGTGATGGCTCGGGAACACGGAGTTAAGTTTTTCTATGAAGGTTCTGTCATGAGCGGTACACCGGCGATCAGGATGCCTAAGCTGACTCTTATGGGAAATGACTTTATCCGTGTGCGGGGAATTCTAAACGGAACAACCAACTATATGCTGACCCAAATGGAGGGCGGGATGAGTTATAAGGAGGCTTTAGAGAAAGCTAAAGCTCTTGGATATGCTGAGGCAGATCCAACTAGCGATGTGAGAGGGTATGATGTGCTTTATAAAGTAATGATCTTAGCATCGGAGTTATTTGACCAAACCGTAACAAAAGATGAGGTGCCTTGCATCGGCATTACTGAAATAACAGAAGAAGATATTGAGTTGGCCAATAAAGAGGGGAAGCGTTGGAAGTTAATTGGTACGGTTGAAAGGAGAGATGAGGAAGTTAAAGCATCTGTAAAGCCTGTCAAGCTTGATTTGACAGACCCGCTCGCATCGATTGAAGGGGCATTGAATGCCATTACTTATGAGTGTGATATTTCCGGTGATATTACGCTGGTAGGTGCAGGAGCTGGTATTAGGGAAACCGCCTTTGCTGTGTTAGTTGATTTACTCCATATTGAATGA
- a CDS encoding aldehyde dehydrogenase family protein, whose product MREQMVIERMLLGGRWVERQEYLQVMDPGSNTCIATVPKATKKDVKRAIELAKKGAGISKNLPVYKRQSILMGAAEYINEHQDQFVRTIVLESSKTVKEAEKEVRRCIETIRLSAEEARRLNGETIPFSQMKGHESRIGYITHQPVGIVAAITPFNDPLNLVAHKVGPAIACGNAVILKPSSETPLSALRLAEAFLAAGLPDGILSVLTGSGKEIGDELVSNEDVRFVSFTGGYETGVGITQKAGVKKMAMELGSNAPTIVLQDADLKEAVEACVDGAFGVAGQNCIGVQRVYVENMVYERFTSQFVEKTKQLKVGEKKDPATDIGPMISEKEARRVEAWIKEAVTNGANLLCGGERYGAYVTPAVLVNVGKEEKIIQEEVFGPVVSILPVSSLEEAVNLANDSCYGLQAGLFTSNIDAAFYAIEELEVGGVIINDSSDVRIDGMPFGGVKRSGLGREGIKYAMEAMTEEKVVAFRVNNSMKKTD is encoded by the coding sequence ATGAGAGAACAAATGGTTATTGAAAGAATGCTGCTCGGGGGCAGGTGGGTAGAACGACAAGAATATTTGCAAGTCATGGACCCTGGCTCTAATACTTGTATTGCTACCGTTCCAAAAGCAACGAAAAAAGATGTCAAACGAGCGATCGAACTTGCAAAAAAAGGGGCCGGCATTTCAAAAAACTTACCTGTTTATAAAAGACAATCTATCTTAATGGGTGCTGCAGAATATATTAATGAACATCAAGACCAGTTTGTTAGAACGATTGTTTTAGAGAGTAGTAAAACGGTGAAAGAAGCAGAGAAAGAAGTTAGAAGGTGTATAGAGACTATAAGGCTGAGTGCTGAAGAGGCCCGTCGTTTAAACGGTGAGACGATCCCCTTTTCTCAAATGAAAGGCCATGAATCACGTATCGGTTATATTACGCATCAGCCAGTAGGTATTGTAGCGGCCATCACACCGTTTAATGATCCGCTCAATTTAGTAGCACATAAAGTCGGGCCTGCGATTGCTTGTGGAAATGCAGTGATTTTAAAACCCTCAAGTGAAACGCCTTTAAGTGCTTTGCGTCTTGCTGAAGCGTTTCTAGCAGCTGGATTACCTGATGGCATCCTTTCAGTCCTGACAGGCAGCGGCAAGGAAATAGGGGATGAACTAGTATCTAATGAAGATGTAAGATTTGTATCATTTACAGGCGGCTATGAAACAGGGGTGGGGATCACTCAAAAAGCTGGCGTGAAAAAAATGGCCATGGAGCTTGGTTCAAATGCTCCAACCATCGTTCTTCAAGATGCTGATCTTAAGGAAGCTGTAGAGGCATGTGTCGATGGAGCTTTTGGTGTGGCTGGTCAGAACTGTATCGGTGTACAGAGGGTCTATGTAGAGAACATGGTGTATGAACGATTTACAAGTCAATTTGTAGAAAAAACGAAGCAGTTAAAAGTTGGTGAAAAGAAGGATCCTGCAACCGATATCGGTCCTATGATCTCTGAGAAAGAAGCAAGGCGCGTTGAAGCGTGGATTAAAGAGGCTGTAACAAATGGTGCTAATCTGCTTTGCGGGGGAGAGCGTTACGGAGCGTATGTAACACCTGCTGTTCTCGTTAATGTTGGCAAAGAGGAGAAAATCATTCAAGAAGAAGTGTTTGGTCCAGTTGTGTCCATCCTGCCGGTATCATCTCTTGAAGAAGCAGTAAATTTAGCAAATGACAGTTGTTATGGACTTCAGGCTGGTTTATTTACATCCAATATCGATGCTGCTTTTTATGCGATCGAAGAACTCGAAGTAGGTGGTGTAATAATTAACGATAGCAGTGATGTACGAATAGATGGGATGCCTTTTGGAGGTGTAAAACGCTCAGGACTGGGGCGAGAAGGAATTAAATATGCCATGGAAGCAATGACAGAGGAGAAAGTGGTAGCCTTTCGAGTGAACAATTCGATGAAAAAAACAGATTAA
- a CDS encoding M24 family metallopeptidase → MFSVKEYEERLKKTKMKMVESGIDVLLISNPSNMYYLTNYNAWSFYVHQMMIVTLEDSQPIWIGRHMDATSVAKTTWLDENHIISYPDYYVQSTERHPMDFVVKIIDEIGHSKRKIGLEMDAHYFTALCFQRLLNGLPNAEFKDATVLVNRVRLIKSDQEISYMRKAASIVERAMQAAYDSLGAGVRECDVAAAIYQAQISGLDEYGGDYPSIVPMLPTNDNTSCPHLTFSERRYKKGDFLTIEIAGVYKRYHAPLARTLALGEAPHHVKELSKVVQEGIEKTLEVIVPGITAEEVERTWSEAIAKYGYQKSSRLGYSIGASFPPDWGEHTVSFRTGDKSILKPNMTFHLMPGIWYESYGVEITESILITKKGVEALTQFSRDLYEKPIIETAL, encoded by the coding sequence ATGTTTTCTGTGAAAGAATATGAAGAGCGTTTGAAGAAAACAAAGATGAAAATGGTAGAGTCTGGGATCGATGTTTTATTAATCTCAAACCCCTCTAATATGTATTATTTAACCAATTACAATGCGTGGAGCTTCTATGTTCATCAAATGATGATCGTTACTCTTGAAGACTCTCAGCCCATTTGGATAGGTAGACATATGGACGCTACAAGTGTAGCAAAAACAACGTGGCTGGATGAAAATCATATTATTTCCTATCCAGATTATTATGTCCAGTCTACAGAGAGGCACCCGATGGACTTTGTAGTGAAGATCATTGATGAAATCGGCCATAGCAAACGAAAAATTGGACTTGAAATGGATGCGCATTATTTTACAGCTCTATGTTTTCAACGTTTATTAAATGGACTTCCTAATGCGGAGTTTAAGGATGCTACTGTTCTTGTAAACCGGGTGAGATTAATTAAGTCTGACCAAGAAATATCATATATGAGAAAGGCAGCAAGTATTGTAGAGAGGGCGATGCAGGCTGCTTATGACAGTCTCGGTGCAGGGGTTAGAGAGTGTGATGTGGCAGCAGCGATCTATCAAGCACAGATCAGCGGGCTTGATGAATATGGGGGAGATTATCCTTCGATTGTTCCTATGCTGCCGACTAACGATAACACATCCTGTCCGCATTTAACATTTAGTGAACGCAGGTACAAGAAAGGGGATTTTTTAACAATAGAAATTGCTGGTGTGTATAAACGATATCACGCACCCCTTGCAAGAACCCTTGCGCTAGGAGAAGCTCCTCATCATGTAAAGGAACTCTCAAAAGTGGTGCAGGAAGGAATTGAAAAAACGCTTGAGGTGATTGTACCGGGAATAACCGCTGAAGAAGTGGAGAGAACCTGGAGTGAGGCTATTGCTAAGTATGGTTATCAAAAGAGCTCACGCCTTGGCTATTCTATTGGAGCAAGTTTTCCTCCGGACTGGGGAGAGCATACTGTCAGTTTCCGAACAGGGGATAAATCGATTTTGAAACCGAATATGACATTCCACTTAATGCCTGGTATTTGGTATGAATCCTACGGAGTTGAGATTACAGAATCAATCTTAATTACTAAAAAAGGTGTGGAAGCACTGACTCAGTTTTCACGTGATTTATATGAAAAGCCAATTATTGAAACAGCATTATAA
- a CDS encoding DMT family transporter has translation MFLTYGLMFLVMVSWGLNVVMLKVLVEAFPPQTMTAFRIMTAGVVTVLIVLFGRSFRTLTKSEWMYMLLGMLFGVILHHTFLAQGLTMIHASNAVLILALLPLTTALFAVWFLGERLTKWRLLGIALALIGVLFIQGGAGVLSVSLGEIYLFVAMVVQAISFIFIKKATATLDSKQVTGMMLIIGSAGLFIVSLIVEPQGVASMVGAQPFVYGVFFFSAVVATAIGHFVFNAAIQKIGAGQTAIFNNFVPFFGLVFSAIFLQETIHMYQLIGFLFIVAGVLFGTGYAERYWVRKVPIHEKSM, from the coding sequence TTGTTCCTTACATATGGATTAATGTTTTTAGTTATGGTGTCATGGGGATTAAATGTAGTCATGTTAAAGGTGTTAGTAGAAGCGTTCCCGCCGCAGACGATGACAGCATTTAGGATAATGACTGCAGGAGTGGTAACAGTATTAATTGTACTTTTTGGACGCTCATTCAGGACTCTTACAAAAAGTGAATGGATGTATATGCTGCTTGGGATGTTGTTTGGAGTTATTTTACACCATACGTTCCTTGCACAAGGATTAACGATGATTCATGCGTCTAATGCTGTCTTAATTTTAGCTTTGCTTCCTCTTACTACAGCCCTTTTTGCTGTATGGTTTCTAGGGGAGAGATTAACAAAGTGGCGCCTTTTGGGAATTGCCCTTGCGTTAATCGGGGTGTTGTTTATTCAGGGCGGAGCAGGGGTATTATCGGTTTCCCTTGGTGAAATTTATTTATTTGTTGCTATGGTCGTTCAAGCGATCAGTTTTATTTTTATTAAAAAAGCTACAGCTACACTAGATTCAAAGCAAGTAACTGGTATGATGCTGATCATTGGTTCTGCCGGCCTGTTTATCGTGAGCTTGATTGTAGAACCGCAAGGGGTTGCATCAATGGTAGGGGCACAGCCCTTTGTGTATGGGGTGTTTTTCTTTTCTGCCGTTGTAGCAACAGCCATTGGTCATTTTGTTTTTAATGCAGCCATTCAAAAAATTGGCGCTGGTCAGACAGCGATATTTAATAATTTTGTCCCGTTTTTTGGGCTTGTCTTTTCAGCCATCTTTCTCCAGGAAACGATACATATGTATCAATTAATTGGTTTTCTCTTTATTGTAGCCGGTGTGTTATTTGGTACGGGATATGCTGAGAGATATTGGGTCAGAAAAGTTCCTATTCATGAAAAAAGCATGTAG